A single region of the Marinobacter nanhaiticus D15-8W genome encodes:
- a CDS encoding DUF2931 family protein, which produces MKKVVILLLCLGSIALTGCATTIEGNNQNWYYAVAAPEHYKVWVEHLELEKPGERHWRMPMGNVECCWKGPKGPFGSGGRLSPFPNLIGIQWFSFAEQKFYQRLIILPEDLQEKMSVEATYQTSMGTFKGPRNSLIIGVAPGGTIVLWIMNQIGNEIEVARMQANEIEGDPTQYQKRTKSYLDEHGSYLEKHGIPTEGW; this is translated from the coding sequence TTGCTTAGGCAGTATCGCTTTGACTGGGTGCGCAACTACGATTGAGGGCAATAATCAAAATTGGTATTACGCCGTTGCAGCACCAGAGCATTACAAAGTCTGGGTTGAACATCTGGAACTGGAGAAACCTGGGGAGCGACATTGGCGGATGCCAATGGGCAATGTTGAATGTTGCTGGAAGGGCCCTAAGGGCCCTTTTGGATCAGGCGGGCGGCTATCGCCCTTCCCAAACCTCATTGGAATCCAATGGTTTTCATTCGCTGAACAAAAATTCTATCAACGACTTATTATTCTGCCAGAAGACCTACAAGAAAAAATGAGTGTGGAGGCGACCTACCAAACCAGCATGGGAACATTCAAAGGCCCACGCAATTCGTTAATAATTGGCGTGGCTCCAGGTGGCACCATTGTCCTTTGGATCATGAACCAAATTGGCAACGAAATCGAAGTCGCGCGAATGCAGGCTAACGAAATCGAAGGCGATCCAACCCAATACCAGAAAAGAACGAAGAGCTACTTAGACGAACATGGCTCCTATCTAGAAAAACACGGCATCCCAACGGAGGGCTGGTAA